The following nucleotide sequence is from Streptomyces sp. HUAS CB01.
CAGGGCCTACCGGGGCCTGGACGCACCGGGCCCCGACTGGCCCGCCACCCGCATGGACGCCGGTGGCCGGTTCACGCTCACCTACGGGTCCACGATCCCGCACCGCGGCACCTTCAGCGTGTACCTCACCAAGAACGGTTACGACCCGGGTACGCCCCTTTCCTGGGGCGACCTGGACCGCGAACCGTTCCTCACGGCCACCGACCCGGTGCTCCGGGACGGTGCCTACCGCATCAAGGGCACGCTTCCCGCGGCCCGGACCGGTCGGCACGTGCTCTACACGGTCTGGCGGAACTCCGACACCCCCGACACGTATTACTCCTGCTCCGACGTGGTCCTGACCGCCCGTGCCGGGGACGGTCCCGGCAGCGGGGGCAAGGGGAAGAGCGGCAGGGGCGCCCGGGGTGCGGACGGCACGCCGAGCACCTCCGGCACCCCGGACCCGCAGGACCGGCGCACCGCACAGGGCGCAGAACCCCAACCCACGCCCGAGCCCCCGACACCGGCAGCCTCGTCCGTTGCGGGCGGCCTCCCGGGGGGCACGGCGGGGCCCGGCGCGGCTACGGCCGTCGAGGACGCGGGCGGCCTCCCGGCCACGGTGGCGGGAGCGGCCGCCGCCCTGGCCGTCACCGGCGCGGCCGGGGGCTACTACCTGCACAGGCGCCGCTCGTAGGGTCCCGGCCCTCCGCCCGGACGAGTCGGCGGATACGCAGGACCGGCTGAGGGGGCACGGACGACCCGCAGGCCGGTACGGCCCGCCGCGCCGGAATGGAGCGGCGGGCCGTACCGACCGGTGCCGCCCGCCGTACCGACCGGCCCGTCCCGCTGCTCCGGTCACTCGCATCTGCTCCGGTCCGTCATACCTGCTCCGGTCCGTCACAACTGCCTCCCGTACCGCAGTCGACGGGACCGACGTCACCGACCGCCCCTCCGGCCGCCTGCGCCGCCGAGGTCGCGGCCGCCGAAGCCGTTGCCGCCGTCAGCCCTCGCCGCCGTCGCCGCCCCGGCCGCCAGCGCCGCTGAGGTCGCAGCCGATGCCGAAGCAGATTCCGCCGTCGCCCCCCGCCCCGCCGGAGCCGCCGTCGCCCTCACCGGCCGCGTCGCCGCCGCCACCGCCGTCGCCACCCGTCACGCTGCCGTTGCAGATGCCGGCGCAGATCCCGCCGTCGCCGCCGTCCCCGCCGTCCTGGCCGGTGTCCCCGGCCGTGCCGCTGCCGCCGTTGGCACTGCCGTTGCACAGCCCCGCGCAGAAGCCGCCGTCCTCACCCTCGCCGCCGTTGGCGGTGTCATTGCAGTTGCCCACGCACGCCCGGTCGCCGACCTGGACATTGCCCTCGTCGCCCAGCTCGACGTCGAACGGCCCGCCGCTGTCGCCCGCCGGAAGATGCGCCGCGGCCTGCGCCGCCGGCGACTGCGTGACGGCCTGCGCTGCCGGCGTCGCCGACTGCGGGGCGGCCGGTGCCGCCACCGCGGCGGGTGCCATCACCCCAGCACCGAGCAGACCGGCCGCCACCACCAGGCCCAGCCGACCGGCCCACGAACCCATACACCTGAATCGCATGAACATCCCCTTTCTCCGGAGAAACGCCGTCCCTGATTCACGTTCGATGTCGGATGCCTTTTCCCGCCGAACAGGCGAGGCCCCGGGAAATGCCGAGGAGAATCACAGGACTGGATGTGTTTGTCCCTCCAGTAGGCCGTGCCGTGCCCGCCGCCGTCACGCCGCGCGAATTCGGGCCTTGACACATTTCTCGGTTGTCGTTATCAGCGCCCGGCGCGCGGAAGGACGAGCCACCCGCGCGGCGCGCGCGAAGGGGAGTTCCCGTGCGGGGACGCACCGGTCCGAGCACGACCGGGGCTCTCCACGACGAAGGCCGGCCGCCCGAGCCCACTGGACCCGGGCGGCCGGCCGGTGTGCCGGGCCATCCCTCCGTACATGTGTCCCCGTCCGCCCCGTACCACTCGCCGTGCGGTACGGGGCGGGGCGGCGGGCTACTCCATCAGAGCCGCCCAGTCACCGTCGAGGACCTGCTCCCGCCAGGTGTCGACCTCCTTCTTGGAGACGTCGTACTTCTCGGCGACCTCGGCGGTCGTCGCCTCGTCGGCCAGGAGCGCCACCACGATGCGCACCTTGTCCACCACCGACAGCTCGTCCTTCGGCTTGTCCGGCAGTTCGCCGAACGCCTCGAAGTCCTTGAGGTCCTTGAGGTCCTTCAGATCCTTGAGGTCCTCCAGCTCCTCCAGCCCCTCGAGGTCCTTGAGGTCCTTCAGGTCCTTGAGGTCCTCGGGATCCGCACAGCCGGGCCCGCCGGGCTTGCCGGGCTCACCCGGCTGTCCGGGCTCGCCTCCCTTGCCGCCTTCCCCGCCCTTTCCGCAGTCGGCGGACCGGCTGCCGAGGGCGGCGGCATCGGCGGAGAGGCTGCTGCCCGGTGCGGGACTCTGCGGAGCCTGAGCGGCGCACGCGGTCCCGGTCGCGACGGCCACCGAGGCCACCGCCAGAACGATCGAACGTTGCCAGAGTTTCCTGGACATGGGGGGATGCTCCATTTCATGTCAAGAGAGGGGGTGCCACCGGCGCTCCCGCGCACCCGGTCACGGTGGGGGGTGGAGGCCGGGCCGGCCTCCACCCCGTCGAGGCGGACCGTGGGCCGCCGCGCCTACGGCGATCAGAAGATGCTGATGCCGCCGTCGCCGCCCGCACCGCCGTCGCCCGCGTCGTCGAAGATGCTGCCGCCGCCGTCGCCGCCCCCACCGCCTGCGCCGCCGTCACCGAAGACGGTGTCACCGCCGTCGCCGCCGCCACCGCCGTCGCCCGCGTCGTCGAAGACGCTGTCGCCGCCCCCGCCGCCGGTGCCGCCGTCGCCACCGTCACCGAAGACGCTCTCTCCGCCGTCGCCGCCCCCGCCGCCGTCGCCGCCCTCGCCGAAGACGCTCTCTCCGCCGCCTCCGCCGCCGCCTCCGCCGCCGCCCCCGCCGAAGACGCTGTCGCCACCGGCGCCACCGTCACCGCCCTCGCCTCCGTCACCGAAGACGCTGCCGCCGCCGGAACCACCGGAGCCGCCGGAACCCCCGCCGCCGAAGACGCTGTCACCGCCGGCGCCACCGGCGCCGCCCGCACCACCGTCGGTGACCAGCACCGCAGGGGCCACGGCGTGGGCCGTCGCCGGAGTCGCGGCGGACGCCGGAAGCGCGACGGCACCGGAAATCGCGGCGGCCGAGGCGAAAATCACCGCCAGGCGGAAACCTCGGCGCCTGGGACGGTCCTCGTTGTGGTTGTGAACGATACGGGTCATCGCAATACTCCTTTTCGCGCCAATGATGAGAGTGCCCCTCCCGGTCGGCCCGGGAGGAATTCCGGAGCGGACAATGGCCGGTGAATTCCCGCCGTTCTTACGTTCCGCTGCGGTGCGCTGCGCCTCCCCGATGTCCGGTGAGGCCCGCATCACCAGTAGGCCGGAGGGAGGGGGGATCGGTCTCGTTCCGAGGAATCGGGACTTGACGCATTCCGAAAGGCTGGGTAAAAGCGGCGGCCGACGCGGCCGGGCGGGGCTTCGCGCCGGGGTGTGCGGGCGCATCGGCGACCGCCCCGAGAGCACGGCCGTGGTACCGGGCCTGGTTCCGGGAGCCTGGTTCCGGGGCGTCCGGTTCGTGGTGCGGGCCCGGCGGCGCGCGGCCGCGTTCCCGCTCGGGGCGACGGCGTCGGGCGCCGTCCGCCGGTACCGGGCGGCCCGGCTCGGCAGGCTCGGCGCCGTGGAGTGTTCGCCTCAGGCGATTCCAAGACTGGCGTGGATGGTCTTGCCGCCGGGGGAGGGGGCGATCTCGACCGAGAGGCAGAGACGCTGGACGAGCGGCCATCCGTGCCCGCCCGGCAGGAACCCGTCGGCCGCCCGCTTGCAGTGCGGTGCCTCGACGGTGCGGTCGGCGACGCTGATCCGTAAGGTGTCGTCGCTCAGGGAGGCGGTGAAGGACGCGACGCCGCCGCCGTGCCGCAGGGCGTTCGTCACGAGCTCGGACGTGACCAGGAGTGCGTCCGCCAGCACCGTACCCGCGTTCGTGTGCCGAGTGGTGCCCGGGTCCGAAGTCGTGTCCGTACGCGCCTGGGCGTACGGACACGTGGCCTCGTCCAAGCGCCTGTCGCCGCGTGCGGTACGCCTGGCCCGCGCGGATGCCAGCAGACGCCGCACATGGCCCCGTGCGGCTGCCGCCGTCACGTCCGGCTGCGCCGGTCGCGTATGGTCGTCCGTGGTCATGACCACCCCCTCGTCGTGCGACCGCCATCGGGCCCGCTCCCCGCGCCCGGACAGGACGCTTCCTCCGCGTGTGCCCCCTCTCTCACACGGCACACCGTCACCAGTGGACCGGAACCGCCGCATTGCGCGGGGGTCCGGTGGCGGTGGGTGGCGGGATGCGGTGGCCGCTTGATGACATGAGGGAAGGTGCGGGATGGTGGCACCCGTCCTGACTTCCAGTGGAAGGTGATGAGGCCCGCTCCCGGGCCTTGGCAACATGACGACTTTCGAAGGCTCCTCGCGCGCGTCGCGGGGCCTGGTCCTCACTGTCGGTGCCTCGTGGACGCAGGCGCCCTACCCCGCCCTGGTCGCGGACCGCGCCGGTGGGGTGGTGGAAGTGAACGCGGCGGCAGCCGCTCTGTTCCCAGGCGCGCTCAGAGGGACACCGCTCGACGACGCGGTGCCCGCGTGGCTGGCCGACGCGCACCGCCGTGTGGCCGAGGACGGCGCCACCGAGGGCCGGACGGACACGGTGCGCGGCCGGCACGAAGGCCTGACGCTGGAAGCCCATCCGACCGTCGGCGACAACGGAGACGTGGTCTGGTGGCTCGTCGACGACACCGACCGCCTGCTGGCCGAGACGGCCCTGCACGACGAACGGGAACGCACGACCTTTCTTGCCGAGGCGTCCACCCGGTTGCTCGCCTCGCTCAACGTGGACCGGTGCATGGAGGTGGCGGTCCGCATCGCCGCGGAACACCTGGCGGACGCCGCGCTGCTCGTCGCCCCGGCCGCCGGGAAGCGCCACCCCATCGCCGCGGGCGTCCGGGGCGGTTCCGTCGTCCGCACCACCGGCAGGATCGACCCCTCCGCGGTACCCGGCCTGAGCGAGGCGCTGCAGGGCTTCCCGCCCGTACCGTCCCGGTGGATCGATCCGGCCGCGCTACCGGACTGGGCCGTCCCCGACGGCCTGGACGGGCCCGTCGGATCCGTCGTGGTCACCCCGCTGCCGGGTCACGGTGTGCCGGCCGGAGCACTGATCCTCCTGCGCCGCGGTGAGAACGCCGCGTTCGACGCCTCGGAGGAGGTCTTCGCACGCGTCTTCGCCGCCCGCGCGGGAGTGGCACTGTCCGCGGCCCGTCTGTACGCGGAGCAGGCGAGCATCACGGCGACGCTGATGATGGAACTCCTGCCGCCGGAGCTCCGGCACGTGCACGGTGTGGAGTTCGCCGGCGGATGCCGCGCCTCACGCGACACCGAGCGGGTCGGCGGCGACTTCTACGACGTGCACCCGGGCGACTCGCCCGACCGCGAGACGTTGGCCGTGCTCGGCGACGTGTGCGGCAAGGGCCTGGAGGCCGCCGTCCTGACCGGCAAGATCCGCAACACCCTGCAGGCCCTGCTTCCCCTGGCCGACGACCACGAGAATCTGCTGCGGCTGCTCAACGGCGCACTGATCAGCAACCGGCACGCCCGGTACGCCACTCTGGTCCTGGCCTCCGTGCGCCGTGAGGGACGCACCACCCACCTGCGTCTGACCAGTGCGGGACATCCCAGGCCGCTGATCGTGCGCCACACGGGCCAGGTCGAGGAAGTCGACACGTCGGGAACCCTGATCGGGGCCCTGCCCGAGGTCAACGCCCATACCGCGCACGTGGATCTGACGCCGGGGGAGACCTGTCTGCTGTACACGGACGGCATCACGGAGGCCAGGGGCGGTCCCCTCGGCGACGTGCTGTTCGGCGAGGAACGGCTGTGGGCGGCGCTGGCCGAATGCGCCGGCATGCCCGCCGAGGCGGTCGTGGAGCGGCTGCAGATGCTGGCCTCGGAGTGGGTCGGCGGCGGGCCGCACGACGACATGGCGGTGGTGGCGATCACCGCGCCGCACGGCACCCACCTCACGGCGGTCGACGGCCACACCCCGGGCAGGTACACGGCATGACCGACATCCACGACGCCCGGTTCGGCGCGGCCGGTACTTCGGAGGCCGCCCTCGCCGCCGAAGCCGGGGGAGCCGCCGACATCGGGGGAGCCGCCGAAGCCGGGCGAGCCCCCTTTTCCGGCAAGGCCGTTGAAGCCCTCGAGACCGACCGGGCCGGTCGCACTGACCGCACCGACTCGACCGACCGCACTGGCCGCACCGTCCCGACCGACCAGAGCGACCCTGCCGGCGAGGCAGTGGCCGAGGAGACCCGGCCCGCCCTGCTCTCCCGTGCCCGGGACGAACTCTGGCGGGCGGTGGACGAGCGGGACGAACTCGCCGCCGCACGCGGCGTGTTCGAACTGCTGGACTCCGGCCTCGACGCGGAGGACATCCTGCTGGAGGTCATCGCACCGGTGCAGCACAAGGTCGGGGTGGAGTGGGCCGCGGGTCGCATCACCGTCGCCCAGGAGCACGCCGCGACCGCCATCCACGACCGGATCATCGCCGCCATGGCGCACCGGGCCACCGCGAAGGCCCCGGACCGGGATCACGGGAAGCGCGGGATGACCGTCGTCGTCGCCTGCGTGGAGGGGGAATGGCACGCCCTGCCGGCCCGGATCCTCGCGGAGACGCTGCGCCTGCGCGGCCACACGGTCGACTTCCTCGGCGCCCAGGTCCCCACCCCGCACCTCATCGCCCATCTGCACCGGACCGCTCCGGACGTCGTGGCGCTGTCCTCCTCCCTTCCCACCCGGCTGCCGACGGCGCACGCGGCCATCACGGCGATCCAGGCCACGGGCGTGCCGGTGCTCGCCGGAGGGGCGGCGTTCGCCCCCGACGGCCGCTACGCACGGCTGCTCGGCGCCGACGCCTGGGCCGCGGAGGCCCGGGAGGCC
It contains:
- a CDS encoding PP2C family protein-serine/threonine phosphatase, which encodes MTTFEGSSRASRGLVLTVGASWTQAPYPALVADRAGGVVEVNAAAAALFPGALRGTPLDDAVPAWLADAHRRVAEDGATEGRTDTVRGRHEGLTLEAHPTVGDNGDVVWWLVDDTDRLLAETALHDERERTTFLAEASTRLLASLNVDRCMEVAVRIAAEHLADAALLVAPAAGKRHPIAAGVRGGSVVRTTGRIDPSAVPGLSEALQGFPPVPSRWIDPAALPDWAVPDGLDGPVGSVVVTPLPGHGVPAGALILLRRGENAAFDASEEVFARVFAARAGVALSAARLYAEQASITATLMMELLPPELRHVHGVEFAGGCRASRDTERVGGDFYDVHPGDSPDRETLAVLGDVCGKGLEAAVLTGKIRNTLQALLPLADDHENLLRLLNGALISNRHARYATLVLASVRREGRTTHLRLTSAGHPRPLIVRHTGQVEEVDTSGTLIGALPEVNAHTAHVDLTPGETCLLYTDGITEARGGPLGDVLFGEERLWAALAECAGMPAEAVVERLQMLASEWVGGGPHDDMAVVAITAPHGTHLTAVDGHTPGRYTA
- a CDS encoding lytic polysaccharide monooxygenase encodes the protein MPFTHRAPAAVAALLLGAPLLVVAAGAAPAAAHGAPTDPVSRAVACGPRGGHTGSAACAAAVDVGGRAVLKEWDNIRVAGVAGDDRRVIPDGQLCSAGIRAYRGLDAPGPDWPATRMDAGGRFTLTYGSTIPHRGTFSVYLTKNGYDPGTPLSWGDLDREPFLTATDPVLRDGAYRIKGTLPAARTGRHVLYTVWRNSDTPDTYYSCSDVVLTARAGDGPGSGGKGKSGRGARGADGTPSTSGTPDPQDRRTAQGAEPQPTPEPPTPAASSVAGGLPGGTAGPGAATAVEDAGGLPATVAGAAAALAVTGAAGGYYLHRRRS
- a CDS encoding ATP-binding protein is translated as MTTDDHTRPAQPDVTAAAARGHVRRLLASARARRTARGDRRLDEATCPYAQARTDTTSDPGTTRHTNAGTVLADALLVTSELVTNALRHGGGVASFTASLSDDTLRISVADRTVEAPHCKRAADGFLPGGHGWPLVQRLCLSVEIAPSPGGKTIHASLGIA
- a CDS encoding cobalamin B12-binding domain-containing protein, which codes for MTDIHDARFGAAGTSEAALAAEAGGAADIGGAAEAGRAPFSGKAVEALETDRAGRTDRTDSTDRTGRTVPTDQSDPAGEAVAEETRPALLSRARDELWRAVDERDELAAARGVFELLDSGLDAEDILLEVIAPVQHKVGVEWAAGRITVAQEHAATAIHDRIIAAMAHRATAKAPDRDHGKRGMTVVVACVEGEWHALPARILAETLRLRGHTVDFLGAQVPTPHLIAHLHRTAPDVVALSSSLPTRLPTAHAAITAIQATGVPVLAGGAAFAPDGRYARLLGADAWAAEAREAADVLGRGLPRPHLDSARLAVEDLPHLIDQEYTMVSRGKRQLVKNTLANLEQRLPAMRSYSETERERTAEDVAHIVDFLAAALYTDDARLFTGFLEWTGDILEARGVPALVLLPGLEHLQEELKDFPRALDCLAQGAAALRGRNRRPTIPGPGTAA